A genomic stretch from Prochlorococcus marinus str. MIT 9312 includes:
- the dnaK gene encoding molecular chaperone DnaK, which yields MGKVVGIDLGTTNSCVAVMEGGKPTVIANAEGFRTTPSVVAYTKNQDQLVGQIAKRQAVMNPENTFYSAKRFVGRRVDEVNEESKEVSYSVEKSGSSVKLKCPILNKQFSPEEVSSQVLRKLADDAGKYLGQQVTQAVITVPAYFNDSQRQATKDAGKIAGLEVLRIVNEPTAAALAYGLDKENEKILVFDLGGGTFDVSVIEAGDGVTEVLSTSGDTHLGGDDFDRCIVDHLASNFKSNEGIDLRQDKQALQRLTEAAEKAKIELSNATQSEINLPFITATPEGPKHLDLNLTRAKFEELAASLIDRCKTPVERAISDAKISTSEIDEVVMVGGSSRIPAVLDLVKKIIGKEPNQTVNPDEVVAVGAAIQGGVLAGEVKDILLLDVTPLSLGVETLGGVMTKMINRNTTVPTKKSETYSTAVDGQTNVEIHVLQGEREMASDNKSLGTFRLDGIPSAPRGVPQIEVTFDIDANGILSVTAKDKGSGKEQSISITGASTLSDNEVEKMVKDAESNASADKDKREKIDLKNQAETLVYQTEKQLSELGDKIDAAAKSKVEEKSNALKEATSKEDYESMKKLLEELQQELYAVGSSVYQQPGNQPPSPGSTGSPDQNDSNEKDGDDVIDADFTETKD from the coding sequence ATGGGTAAGGTTGTAGGAATCGATTTAGGAACAACTAATAGTTGTGTCGCTGTAATGGAAGGTGGTAAACCCACTGTAATAGCAAATGCTGAGGGTTTCAGAACTACTCCATCAGTTGTTGCATATACAAAAAATCAAGATCAGCTTGTTGGACAAATCGCAAAAAGACAAGCTGTAATGAATCCTGAAAATACTTTTTATTCTGCAAAGCGTTTTGTAGGTCGAAGAGTTGATGAAGTTAATGAAGAATCTAAAGAAGTTAGTTATTCTGTTGAAAAATCTGGCTCTAGTGTCAAATTAAAGTGCCCTATTTTAAATAAGCAGTTTTCTCCTGAAGAGGTAAGTTCTCAAGTTTTAAGAAAGTTAGCAGATGATGCAGGTAAATACCTTGGCCAACAAGTTACACAGGCTGTAATTACAGTTCCAGCTTATTTTAATGACTCTCAAAGGCAGGCTACAAAAGACGCAGGAAAGATTGCTGGTTTAGAAGTTCTCAGAATTGTGAATGAGCCAACTGCTGCAGCTTTAGCGTATGGTTTGGATAAAGAAAATGAAAAAATTCTTGTTTTTGATTTAGGTGGAGGAACATTTGATGTCTCAGTTATTGAAGCTGGTGATGGAGTCACTGAAGTCCTATCTACATCTGGAGATACCCATCTTGGTGGTGATGATTTTGATAGATGTATCGTAGATCATTTAGCTAGTAATTTTAAATCAAATGAGGGGATCGACCTTAGACAAGATAAGCAGGCTTTACAAAGACTGACTGAAGCAGCAGAAAAAGCAAAAATCGAGCTTTCTAATGCTACGCAAAGTGAAATAAATTTACCTTTTATCACAGCGACCCCTGAAGGTCCAAAACATTTGGATTTGAACTTAACTCGAGCAAAGTTTGAGGAATTAGCCGCTTCTTTAATTGATAGGTGCAAGACTCCAGTTGAGAGAGCTATAAGTGATGCAAAAATTTCTACTAGTGAAATTGATGAAGTTGTAATGGTGGGAGGCTCATCAAGAATACCTGCTGTTTTAGATTTGGTTAAAAAAATAATTGGTAAAGAACCAAATCAAACTGTTAATCCTGATGAAGTGGTAGCTGTTGGAGCTGCCATTCAGGGAGGGGTTTTAGCAGGAGAGGTTAAAGATATATTGTTGCTTGACGTTACTCCACTTTCTTTAGGCGTAGAGACTTTAGGGGGAGTAATGACAAAAATGATAAATCGAAATACTACAGTGCCTACTAAGAAATCTGAAACATATTCAACTGCTGTGGACGGTCAAACAAATGTTGAAATTCACGTATTACAGGGTGAACGGGAAATGGCTTCTGATAACAAAAGTTTAGGAACTTTTAGATTGGATGGCATACCTTCAGCACCAAGAGGCGTTCCGCAGATTGAAGTTACATTCGATATTGATGCAAATGGTATTCTGAGTGTTACTGCTAAAGATAAGGGTAGTGGTAAAGAACAAAGTATTTCCATAACTGGTGCTTCTACTTTATCCGATAATGAAGTAGAAAAAATGGTAAAAGATGCTGAATCAAATGCATCTGCTGATAAAGATAAAAGAGAAAAAATTGATTTAAAGAATCAAGCTGAAACACTTGTTTATCAGACAGAAAAGCAACTTAGTGAACTGGGAGATAAAATTGATGCTGCAGCAAAGTCTAAAGTTGAAGAAAAAAGTAATGCTTTAAAAGAGGCAACATCAAAAGAAGATTATGAATCAATGAAAAAATTGCTTGAAGAGCTTCAGCAAGAACTCTATGCAGTTGGCTCATCTGTTTATCAGCAACCCGGTAATCAGCCTCCATCCCCTGGCTCAACAG
- a CDS encoding shikimate dehydrogenase produces the protein MISSKTSFIALIGNPVSHSLSPIMQNAALQYLGLDLIYIAMPCKDEDLELVMNSLKKINCKGLNITIPHKEKVFDLCSEISPIANKLKAINTLKLNSAKEWSATNTDVEGFIYPLKTLNLTKKQSIVLGSGGAARSVIQGLINLNFSTISVVSRNKSSLDELIKNFENQITIEGLLNNDNRTETLIEEADLIVNTTPVGMKTTKHEMNVLPYGDVFWRSLNSKTIVYDLIYNPAPTPLLKFSAKKGCITIDGLKMLVAQGAKSLSFWTNGLEVPFHIMNDALKNYL, from the coding sequence ATGATTTCAAGTAAGACCTCTTTTATTGCATTAATCGGCAATCCAGTAAGCCATTCTTTGTCGCCAATCATGCAAAATGCTGCCCTTCAGTATTTAGGCTTAGATTTAATTTATATTGCTATGCCTTGTAAAGATGAAGATCTAGAACTAGTTATGAATTCTTTGAAAAAAATTAATTGCAAAGGTTTAAATATTACAATTCCCCATAAAGAAAAAGTATTTGACCTTTGTAGTGAAATTTCTCCTATTGCTAATAAACTGAAAGCAATTAATACCTTAAAATTAAACTCTGCAAAAGAATGGAGCGCAACTAATACAGATGTTGAGGGATTTATTTATCCATTAAAAACATTAAATTTAACAAAGAAACAATCGATCGTTCTTGGCTCGGGTGGTGCAGCAAGATCTGTTATTCAAGGATTAATAAATTTAAATTTTTCTACAATTTCAGTAGTATCACGTAACAAGTCATCACTAGATGAATTAATAAAAAATTTTGAAAATCAAATTACAATTGAGGGTTTGTTAAATAATGATAATAGGACTGAAACTTTAATTGAAGAGGCAGATTTAATTGTAAATACAACACCTGTAGGAATGAAAACAACTAAACATGAGATGAATGTATTGCCATATGGGGACGTATTTTGGAGATCTCTTAACTCGAAAACAATTGTTTACGATTTAATCTACAATCCTGCTCCAACTCCTCTATTGAAATTTAGTGCCAAAAAAGGATGCATAACTATCGATGGTCTCAAAATGCTTGTTGCTCAAGGAGCGAAATCATTATCATTTTGGACAAATGGTTTAGAAGTACCTTTTCATATTATGAATGACGCATTAAAAAATTATCTTTAA
- the rpsF gene encoding 30S ribosomal protein S6, producing MTNQSYYETMYILRPDIAEDEVTNHIDKYNKLLEEFGGTILDSQMRGKRRLAYQIAKHREGIYVQLSHQGDGQHIFKIEKAMRISEDVIRYMTVKQEGPLPTPKPSNKSSTQSENKDNPETKVESKEEQSVTNSDTSTTKKDDNEIKENTES from the coding sequence ATGACCAATCAATCTTACTATGAAACCATGTACATCCTCCGCCCAGATATCGCGGAAGATGAAGTAACCAATCATATTGATAAATACAATAAGCTTTTAGAAGAATTTGGCGGAACCATCCTTGATAGTCAAATGCGAGGTAAGCGAAGATTAGCTTATCAAATTGCCAAACATAGAGAAGGTATTTACGTCCAACTAAGTCATCAAGGTGATGGGCAACATATTTTCAAAATTGAAAAAGCAATGAGAATTAGTGAAGATGTTATTAGATATATGACCGTTAAACAAGAAGGGCCTTTACCTACTCCAAAACCTTCAAATAAGAGTTCAACTCAATCAGAAAATAAAGATAATCCAGAAACTAAAGTTGAATCTAAAGAAGAGCAATCAGTAACAAACTCTGATACTTCAACAACAAAAAAAGACGATAATGAAATTAAAGAAAATACAGAATCTTAG